The genomic region GCTCGCCGCGTTTCCGAAGCCGACGCTCGCCGCCGTACGCGGCTACTGCGTGGGCGGCGGGTGTCAGCTCGCGGCGGCGTGCGATCTGCGGTTCGCGGACGAGGCGGCCTCGTTCGGGATCACTCCGGCGAAGCTGGGAATCGTCTACGCGGCCTCCTCCACCCGCCGGTTGGTGTCCCTGGTGGGGCCCGCCACCGCCAAGTACCTGTTGTTCTCGGGTGAGTTGATCGACGCGGAGCGTGCGCTGCGCACCGGTCTGGTGGACGAGGTGCTGCCCGGCGGCCAACTCGGCAAGCGAGTCGCGGAGTTCAGCCGGATCCTCGTCTCGCGTTCGCAGTTGACGCAGGCCGCGGCGAAGGAGTTCGCCGACGGACGTACGGACCGGGACGACTACTGGGCGCGGCAGGCGCGCGACGGCGGCGACACCGCGGAGGGGGTGGCCGCCTTCCTGGAGCGCCGGCAGCCCGACTTCACCTGGACCACGCCAACTTCCAGGTCCAACTCTCAATCTCCCTCGACGTCTACGTCACGTTGAAACGGCTGCTCGCGCGGAACCGCTCGACGAGGTGGGCCGGTGCCTTCTGCGGTGAGCCCGCGTCGTAGGGCGGTTGCGGGTCGTACTCCGTCAACAGTTGTACCGCCTGGGCCTGTTCGTCGCCCGCGATCCTGCCGAGCAGCGTGAGCCCCATGTCGATGCCGGACGAGACGCCGGCCGCCGTGACGTACTTGCCGTCGGTCACGACCCGCTCTCCGGTCGGCTCGACGCCGAAGTTCGTCAGGTGGTCGAGGGCCAGCCAGTGGGAGGTCGCGCGGCGGCCCTTCAGCAGCCCGGCCGCCGCGAGCAGCAGCGAACCGGTGCACACGGATGTCGTCCAGGTGCTCGTGGCGTCCGCCGCGCGCAGCCAGTCGAGGAGCGCCTCGTTCTCCATCTGCGGGGTCTGGCCGGGGCCGCCGGGGACCACGACGATGTCGGGGTTCGGGACCTCGGAGAGGGTCTTGTCGGCGATGAGGGCGAGATTGCCGGTGTCGGTGCGGACGGGTCCCCGGTGCTCGGCGACGAAGACCGTTTCGGAGTCCGGGAGGCGGCCCAGTGTCTCGTAGGGGCCTACCGCGTCCAGGGCTGTGAAGCGGTCGAAGAGGACGATGGCGATGTGCATGGGTGCCTTTCGGTCGAGGGCGGGCGCCAGTGGGTGATCTGCGGGTTGTCGTGGGCTGGTCGCGCAGCTCCCCGCGCCCCCAAGGGGCGCGCCTGGGACCGGCATCCACATCACCGAGCCGGTGACGGTCGAAAGCGGCGGCGGTATTCCGCCGGAGCTGAGCCCAGGGTCCTGACGAACGCTCGGCGCATTGCCTCCGTCGTGCCGTAGCCGCTGGCCCGGGCTATCTGTTCGACGCCTTCCGTCGTGTCCTCCAGGAGGCGGCGGGCGTGTTCGAGGCGGACCGCGTCGACGTAGCGGCCCGGGGTCATGCCCGTCTCGGCCTGGAAGGCGCGGGCGAATTGGCGGGGCGAGAGGCGGGCGCGGGCCGCGAGCGACTCGACGCACAGATCGTCACCGGGGTGCTCGGTGATCCAGTGCTGGACGTCGCGCAGTGGTGCGCGGCGGGCTGTCTGTGCGGAGAGCTGGGCGCTGAACTGGGCCTGGTTCCCCGGGCGCCGGAGGAAGACGACGAGGTAGCGGGCTACGGCGAGCGCGGCGTCCCGGCCGAGGTCCTCCTCGACGAGCGCGAGGGCGAGGTCGATGCCCGCGGTGACACCGGCGGAGGTCGCCACGTGGCCGTCGCGTACGTAGATGGGGTCCGGGTCGACCTCGATGGCCGGGTGGTCGCGGGCGAGCCGGTCGCAGTACGCCCAGTGGGTCGTCACGCGGCGGCCGTCCAGGAGGCCCGCCTCGGCGAGCAGGATCGCCCCGGTGCAGACGGACACCAGGCGGTCGGCGCGCGGGCCGTGCTCGCGCAGCCAGTCGATCACCCGCTGATCGGGACCACGCGTGCCCCTGCCTCCCGGGACGAGCAGGGTGTGCGGGGCCGGGGCCTCGGCCAGGGCGTGGTCCGGGACGAGGGTCAGACCGCTGGAGCTGCGTACGGGAGCGCCGTTCAAGGAGGCGGTGTGGAGGCGGTACGTCTCCCCAGGCTCGCCGGCGTAGGTGTCGGCGCCGGCGAAGACCTCCACGGGGCCCGTGACGTCGAGGCTCTGGACGCCGTCGAAGAGGACGACGAGGACGGTTCGGTACGCCATGGCCTCGATTCTTCGCGGGAGACGGTATGGCCGCAATGACGAATAACCCACCTTTCCTGCCATCGGCGTCAGGTGGCGGACCAGCTGGGCCGGGCGGCGGAGCCGGAAGGCCGGGTCGATCGTCGCCCCGCCATTCCATGCGTACCAACCAGTCGGTAACGTGCGCGGCATGACCACTGCCCTGCCGGAGCGCGCCGGACGCCGATGTCACAACGCCCTCAATCCCCTGCACTCGACGCACTACTTCTCGCCCGATCTCGCGGAGGAGCTGGCCGGGGTGGGTGTCACGGACCGCAACGCCGCGTACTTCGCGGTGCGTGCCGCTGCCATGGGGCCGGTGGGCGCGGGCACGGTGACGGCGACGTTCTACAACTTCCGCCATGAACTGGTGGCGCGGCATGTGCCCGAGGTGTGGCGGACCGCCTCTCCGGAGGCGGTGCTCGCGGCACGCGCGCGTGCCGTGGACGCGACACTGCGGCGGCTGCTCGGGGACGAGGTGATCGCGTCCAAGGAGGTCGCGGAGGCGGCGGAGCTCGCGCTGCGCGCGGCGGAGGCGTGCACGCGTACCGCCCGCCCGCTGTACGCCGCGCACGCGGATCTGCCGGTGCCCGACGAGCCGCACCTCGCGCTGTGGCATGCGGCCACGCTGCTGCGCGAGCACCGCGGCGACGGGCATCTCGCGGTGCTGCTCGACGCGGCACTCGACCCCCTGGAGGCGCTGGTGAGCCACACCGCGACCGGCAAGGGAATGGCGCCCAAGTGGGTTCTCGCCACGCGCGGCTGGACCCGCGCGGACTGGGACGCGGCGAGCGGGCGGCTCAGGGAGCGCGGACTGCTGAACACCGAAGGCGAGTTGACGGAGGCCGGGCTCTCCCTGCGCAAGGAGATCGAAGCGCGGACGGACCGCCTCGACGCTGCTCCGTACACGCACCTGGGCGCCCCGGGCGTCGAACGCCTCACCGAACTGGCCACGGGGGTGCTCATGGCGGCGATGGCCGCGGGGGCGTTCCCGGACGGCATGGTCGGCAAGGACTGAGCGTGGCGGGACCGCGGCGGACCGGCCGTGTCGTCCGCCACGCGCGCGTGGAACCGTGCCGGACCGACCTGCCGTCCGGCACGCGCGCGTAGGACCTCGGTGGACCGGCCGTAGGACCTCGGTGGACCCGCCGTGTTTCGTCCGGGCACGCGCGCGTAGGGCCGGGGCGGACGGGCCCGTCGTCCGGCACGTGCGCGTGGCTTGCGGATGATGCTTGCCCGGCGGGCCGGGATTCGGGACCCCGGTTCGAGGTACTCGTGCGTCTCCCGGCCGGGCCGGTCGGGAGACGAAAGGGGAAACACGTGTTCCGTGCCATCGCAGACGTGGTGCGCCAGATCGGCGGGGCCGTCGCCACGGTCGTGACGCTGCCGTTCCGGGCCCTGGCCCGGCTGTTCGGCGGCGCCGCCGGGTCGACGCGGCGCGGCGGACGGGCTCGCAGGGCCTGACCCGCGACCCACGCCCCGCGACCTGTCACCGGAGCCGGAGACGCCATGGGCGTGTCCGGCTCCCCGCGTGTTCCGCCGCTGATCCGGCGCTGATCCGGCGCCGTATCGATGACCTGTTCGCCGCCCTGATCCCCCGTTGTCGGTGCCACCTGCCACAATTGCCGCGCAACCTCAGTGAAGAAGGCGGTACGGGATCGTGACGACACCCCTCGTAGGGTCCATCGAAGGCAGGATCGCCGAGGAACTCGGCGTACGGGAGCGGCAGGTCAAGGCCGCCGTCGACTTGCTCGACGGCGGATCGACGGTGCCCTTCATCGCCCGCTACCGCAAGGAAGCGACCGAGATGCTCGACGACGCGCAGCTGCGCACGCTCGAGGAGCGGCTGCGCTATCTGCGGGAGCTGGAGGAGCGGCGCACGGCGATCCTCGACTCGGTGCGTGAGCAGGGCAAGCTCACCGACGAGTTGGCGGCGCAGATCCGTGGCGCCGAGACCAAAGCGCGGCTGGAGGACATCTACCTGCCGTTCAAACCGAAGCGGCGCACGAAGGCGCAGATCGCCCGCGAGGCGGGCCTGGAGCCGCTGGCCGAGGGGCTGCTCGGCGACCCGTCGGTCGACCCGATCGCCGCGGCCACGGCCTTCGTGGACGCCGACAAGGGCGTCGCCGATCCGCAGGCCGCTCTGGACGGCGCCCGCGCGATCCTCACCGAGCGCTTCTCGGAGGACGCCGACCTGATCGGCGAGCTGCGCGAGCGCATGTGGGTGCGGGGCCGGCTGGCCGCCAAGGTGAAGGACGGCAAGGAGGAGGCGGGCGCCAAGTTCGCCGACTACTTCGACTTCGCCGAGCCCTTCAAGGAGCTGCCCTCGCACCGCATCCTCGCGATGCTGCGCGGCGAGAAGGAGGACGTCCTCGACCTCGTACTGGAGCCCGAGGAGCCCTCCGAGCAGCCCGGCCCGTCGTCGTACGAGGGAATCGTCGCCCATCGCTTCGGGATCGCCGACCGTGGCCGTCCGGCCGACAAGTGGCTGACGGACACGGTCCGTTGGGCCTGGCGGACCCGCCTGCTCGTGCACCTCGGCATCGACCTGCGGCTGCGGCTGCGCACGGCCGCCGAGGACGAGGCGGTCAACGTCTTCGCGGCGAACCTGCGCGACCTGCTGCTCGCCGCCCCGGCGGGCACGCGCGCGACGCTGGGCCTCGACCCCGGCTTCCGTACGGGCGTGAAGGTGGCCGTGGTCGACGCGACCGGCAAGGTCGTCGCCACGGACGTCATCTACCCGCACGTCCCGGCGAACAAGTGGGACGAGGCTGTCGCCAAGCTCGCCCGCCTCGCCAAGGAGCACACGGTCGAGCTGATCTCCGTCGGCAACGGCACGGCGTCCCGCGAGACGGACAAGCTCGCCGGTGAACTCATCACCAAGCACCCGGAGTTGAAGCTCACAAAGGTGATGGTGTCCGAGGCGGGCGCGTCCGTGTACTCGGCGTCGGCGTTCGCCTCGGCTGAGCTGCCCGGCATGGACGTGTCGCTGCGCGGCGCCGTCTCGATCGCCCGTCGTCTCCAGGACCCGCTCGCCGAGCTGGTGAAGATCGACCCGAAGTCGATCGGCGTCGGCCAGTACCAGCACGACCTGTCCGAGGTGAAGCTCTCCCGCTCCCTCGACGCGGTCGTGGAGGACTGTGTGAACGGCGTGGGCGTGGACGTGAACACGGCCTCGGCCCCGCTGCTCTCCCGGGTCTCGGGCATCACCTCCGGACTCGCCGAGAACATCGTGGCGCACCGCGACGCGAACGGACCCTTCACGTCGCGTACGGCACTGAAGGACGTGGCCCGGCTCGGCCCCAAGGCGTACGAGCAGTGCGCGGGCTTCCTGCGGATCCGTGGCGGTGACGACCCGCTGGACGCGTCGAGCGTGCACCCCGAGGCGTATCCGGTGGTGCGGCGGATGGTGAAGACGGCGGGGAACGAGGTCGCCTCGCTGATCGGGAACACGGGCGTGCTGCGGTCGCTGAAGCCGAACGACTTCGTCGACGAGACGTTCGGTCTGCCGACCGTGACCGACATCCTGAAGGAGCTGGAGAAGCCGGGGCGCGACCCGCGGCCCGCCTTCAAGACGGCCACCTTCAAGGACGGCGTGGAGAAGATCTCCGACCTGGCCTCCGGGATGGTCCTCGAAGGGGTCGTCACGAATGTGGCCGCCTTCGGTGCCTTCGTGGACGTCGGCGTGCATCAGGACGGTCTGGTGCACGTCTCGGCGATGTCCAAGACGTTCGTCAAGGATCCGCGGGACGTGGTGAAGTCCGGTGACATCGTCAAGGTGAAGGTGCTGGACATCGACATTCCGCGCAAGCGGATCTCGCTGACGCTGCGGCTGGACGACGAGGCGGTGGCCTCCGGCGAGGGGCGGCCGGATCGGCCTCAGCGGGGTGGGCGGCCGCCTCAGCAGCGGGGGCAGCAACGGCAGGGACAGGGGCAGGGACGCTCGGGCGGGGGTTCTCGGCAGGCCCCACCGCCTGCCAACAGCGCGATGGCGGATGCTTTGCGGCGGGCCGGGCTTGGTGATTCCAAGAAGGGGAAGCGTTGAGTTCTGTCTGCGGGTGAGTGGGGGCTGGTCGCGCCCACGATGGGGGTCCCCCCGCTCATGGGGGTCCCCCCGCTCGAGCGAAGCCGAGAGTGGGGGAGAAGCCGAGAGTGGGGGAGGAGCCGCATATCGATACGGCCCGCGCCCCTAACGGGGCGCTCCAGCGCGGCCCCCGATTCTCTCGCTAGCGCTCCGTCACCTTGCCCGCCGCCACCTCCAGGCGACGGGTCGTCCGGACCGCGTTCAGCATTCTGCGGTCATGGGTCACCAGGAGCAGCGTGCCCTCGTACGAGTCGAGGGCCGACTCCAGTTGCTCGATGGCCGGCAGGTCGAGGTGGTTCGTCGGCTCGTCGAGGACGAGGAGGTTGACGCCTCGGCCCTGGAGGAGCGCCAGGGCCGAGCGGGTGCGCTCGCCCGGGGACAGCGTGGCGGCCGGGCGCAGGACGTGCTCCGCCTTGAGGCCGAACTTGGCCAGCAGGGTACGGAGTTCGGCGGGCTCGGTGTCGGGGACGGCCGCGGAGAACGCGTCGATCAGGGCCTCCGGGCCGTGGAACAGCTGGCGGGCCTGGTCGACCTCGCCGACGATCACGCCGGAGCCGAGGGTGGCGTGGCCGGAGTCCAGCGGCACCCGGCCGAGCAGCGCCCCGAGCAGGGTCGACTTGCCCGCGCCGTTCGCGCCGGTGACGGCGACCCGGTCCGCCCAGTCGATCTGGAGTGTGGCCGGGCCGAAGTTGAAGTCGCCCCGCCGGACCTCGGCGTCCCGCAGGGTGGCGACCACCGAGCCGGACCGCGGGGCGGCCGCGATCTCCATCCGCAGTTCCCATTCCTTGCGCGGCTCGTCCACCACGTCGAGCCGCTCGATCATGCGCTGGGTCTGCCGGGCCTTCGCGGCCTGCTTCTCACTGGCCTCGCTGCGGAACTTGCGGCCGATCTTGTCGTTGTCGTTGTTCGCCTTGCGCCGGGCGTTCTTGACGCCCTTGTCCATCCAGGAGCGCTGCATCTGGGCCCGCCCTTCGAGCGCGGTCCGCTTGTCGGCGTACTCCTCGTAGTCCTCGCGGGCGTGCCGCCGCGCCACGTCCCGCTCCTCCAGATAGGCCTCGTAGCCGCCGCCGTACAGGGTGATCTGCTGCTGGACGAGGTCGAGTTCGAGGACCTTGGTGACCGTACGGGTGAGGAACTCGCGGTCGTGGCTGACGACGACCGTGCCCGCGCGCAGGCCGGAGACGAAGCGTTCGAGGCGCTCCAGGCCGTCCAGGTCGAGGTCGTTGGTCGGCTCGTCGAGCAGGAACACGTCGTAGCGGGAGAGGAGGAGCGAGGCGAGTCCGGCACGGGCGGCCTGGCCGCCGGAGAGGGAGGTCATCGGCTGGTCCAGGCCGACGGCGAGGCCGAGCGAGTCGGAGACCTCCTCGGCCCGCTCGTCGAGGTCGGCGCCGCCGAGGTCGAGCCAGCGCTCCAGGCTGGTCGCGTACGCGTCGTCCGAGCCGGGCGCCCCGTCGACGAGCGCCTGCGTGGCCTCGTCCATCAGGCGCTGGGCCTCGGCGACGCCCGTGCGGCGGGCCAAGAAGTCCCGTACGGTCTCGCCGGTCCTGCGCTCCGGCTCCTGCGGCAGATGGCCGACGGTCGCGGCCGGCGGGGAGAGCCGCAGCTCGCCCTCCTCGGGTGTGAGCAGCCCGGCGAGCATCCGCAGGAGGGTGGACTTGCCCGCGCCGTTGGCACCGACGAGACCGATCACGTCGCCGGGCGCGACGACGAGGTCGAGCCCGGAGAAGAGCGAGCGGTCGCCGTGGCCGGCGGCGAGGTTCTTGGCGACGAGGGTGGCAGTCATCAGGGAGCGATCCTAAATCGCCCGGCCAGGCGCGTCGAACCCGGTTTTCGCGCACGCGGACGCCCCCGGTTCCGGCCCGCCGTCGCAACGGCTCCCCACACGCCATGGCCGCGGTTCCTCGCCTGCTGGTGCCACAGCACCCCGCCTGCTGCTGCCACACCTCACCGCCCACTGTCGCCGCGACTCCCCGCGCCGGCGCCGCGGCTTCCGGTGCGGACCGAGGTCTCAGCGCGCCATCGCCTCCACCAGCACGCCCTCTGATGTCCGCGCGACGATGAACGACTCCCCCTTCGTGGCCTTCGCGTCCAGGGCGAGTTGGTGGCGGCCCGCTTCCAGGACGCCGTCGAACACCTCGTACATGTGCGTGCGGTAGAGGCGGTCGAGGCGGTACGCGGTCAGCTGGACCCGACAGGTGGAGGTGACCTCGACGCCCGCCTCGCCGCCGGCGGCGACCAGCCGGGCCAGGCGGCGCTGTTCCCGGGGGCTGCGGTCCAGGGCGTTCTCTATCTGGGCGACCAGGAGCGGGACGATCGGGGCGAGGCCGTCTACGTACGCGACGTCGATGTCGGCGCTTTCGAACGACTGCCGTACGGCGGCACGTTCCTGCTCGGTGACCGCGCGGCCGAAGGCGACGGCGCCGTACGTACGCAGCTCGTCGACGGAGACGTCGGTGGCGTCCCGGGCGATCTCCGCGCCGATGCCGATGATGCGCAGGGCGGCGGCGAGTTTGGCCAGGACGGCGGCCCTGGCGCCGATGAGCAGGACCCGGCGGCGCTCGCCCGCGGTGCCGGTGAGCAGCGAGCCCAGCGCGGCGCGGTACTCCTCGCCGTGGAAGAGGAACGGGCCGATGCCGTGATAGCCGTTCCGCTCCAGGTCCGCGTGTTCGTCGGTCTGCCAGGCGAAGTCGCGCCATACGTAGTCGTCACCCTGCCGTTCGATCACGGCGGTCACGGCACCGCACCCGAGGTCCTCGCACTCGGGACAGCCGTAGATGACGTACCGGCTGCCCTCCAGCGGGGCGCCGACTTCCAGGAGGAGACTGCGTACCTGTGCGGTGAAGATCGCGGGCGGTACGTCGGAGGCGAGAGGGGACACGGCGTCGAGGTCGGAGAGCTGGTACAGCAGCGGGCGTCCCTCGACGATGAAGTCGAGGAAATCCCGGTGCGCTTGGTAGTCACCGTTGGCAAGGACTCCACCGGCACGCATCGCCGGTGCCAGGCCGAAGGTCGCGTACTCGGCAGACATGCTGTGAGTATCCCCAGAGTCGGCGGGATCTGAGCACGGCATGACACATTTCGCTAACGTCCCCTCGTGACGAGTGCGCGAAACGGTGACGTGATCGTGGTCGGCAGCGGTGTCATCGGGCTGACGACGGCCGTCGTCCTGGCCGAGAACGGCGGGCGCGTACGGATCTGGACGCGGGAGCCCGCCGAGGGGACCACCTCGGCCGTAGCGGGCGCGCTGTGGTGGCCGTACAGCGTCGCGCCGCAGGAACTCGCCCGTGCGTGGGCCCTGCGGTCACTTTCCGTGTACGAGGAGTTGGCGGCGCGGTCCGACGAGACGGGCGTACGCATGGTCGAGGGCGTACTGGGTGAGGCGCGGCTGGACGAGCATGCCCCGTGGGCCGCGGCCCGGCTGCCGGGGCTTCGGGCGTCCACGCCCGAGGAGTACGCGGGTTCCGGGCTGTGGGCCCGGCTGCCGCTGATCGACATGCCGGTGCATCTGCGGTGGCTGCGCGAGCGGTTCCTGCGGGCGGGCGGGACCGTCGAGGTGCGTGCCGTGACGGACCTCGCCGAGGCGGAGGCCCATGCTCCGGTCGTCGTCAACTGCGCGGGGCTGGGCGCCCGCGAACTCGTACCGGATCCTGCGGTGCGGCCGGTACGGGGGCAGCTCGTGATCGTGGAGAACCCGGGTGTACGTACCTGGCTCGTCTCGACCGACGCGGGTGCCGGGACGACCACCTATCTCTTTCCGCAGCCGGACCGGCTGGTCCTGGGTGGGACGACCGACGAGGGCAAGTGGTCGTTGACGCCTGATCCGGAGGTGGCCGCGCGGATAGTGGAGCGGTGTGCGGTGTTGCGACCCGAGGTCGCGGGGGTGCGGGTGCTGCAGCACCGGGTCGGGTTGCGGCCCGCCCGGCCGGTGGTGCGGCTGGAGCGGGAAGTCCGGGCCGGGGGTGGGGTGTTGGTGCACAACTATGGGCATGGTGGGGCGGGGGTGACGGTGGCTTGGGGGTGTGCGCTTGCCGTGGCCGGGCTTGCCTCCGGCTGAACGCCCGGCGGGGCGCCCTCGTAGGGCGCCCCGCCGAAAGGGTCGTATGTTGACTGCGGGTTCGCCGTGGCTGGTCGCGCAGTTCCCCGCGCCCCTAAAAACCTGCCCGCTCAGCTGTGGTCGTGGCCCAGTGGGTCGCCCTCCGTTTCTGTGCCCGCGCCCGGGCCGACCCTGATCTCGAATTCGCCGTCGTACTTCTTGTGGCCCTCGATCACGGCCAGTTCGACGGCCTCGGAGCCCATTTCGCCGCGCACGATGACCGGGTCTCTGCGCAGGTCGCGCATGAGGGCGATACACATGCCGATCATCACGAGGACGAAGGGCGCGGCGGCCAGGATCGTGAGGTTCTGCAGGCCTTGGAGCGCGTCGCCCTCGGTGCCGACGAGCAGCATGATGGCGGCGACGGCGCCGGTCACCACGCCCCAGAACACCACGACGAAGCGGCCGGGTTCGAGGGCGCCCTTCTGGGAGAGCGTGCCCATCACGATGGACGCGGCGTCGGCTCCGGAGACGAAGAAGATGCCGACGAGGATCATCACGAGCAGGCTGGTCACGGTCGCGATGGGGAACTCCTGCAGGACGCCGAAGAGTTGGCCCTCTGGGGTCGACTCGCCACCGAGCGCGCCGCCCTCCTTCAGCT from Streptomyces sp. NBC_00878 harbors:
- a CDS encoding ABC-F family ATP-binding cassette domain-containing protein → MTATLVAKNLAAGHGDRSLFSGLDLVVAPGDVIGLVGANGAGKSTLLRMLAGLLTPEEGELRLSPPAATVGHLPQEPERRTGETVRDFLARRTGVAEAQRLMDEATQALVDGAPGSDDAYATSLERWLDLGGADLDERAEEVSDSLGLAVGLDQPMTSLSGGQAARAGLASLLLSRYDVFLLDEPTNDLDLDGLERLERFVSGLRAGTVVVSHDREFLTRTVTKVLELDLVQQQITLYGGGYEAYLEERDVARRHAREDYEEYADKRTALEGRAQMQRSWMDKGVKNARRKANNDNDKIGRKFRSEASEKQAAKARQTQRMIERLDVVDEPRKEWELRMEIAAAPRSGSVVATLRDAEVRRGDFNFGPATLQIDWADRVAVTGANGAGKSTLLGALLGRVPLDSGHATLGSGVIVGEVDQARQLFHGPEALIDAFSAAVPDTEPAELRTLLAKFGLKAEHVLRPAATLSPGERTRSALALLQGRGVNLLVLDEPTNHLDLPAIEQLESALDSYEGTLLLVTHDRRMLNAVRTTRRLEVAAGKVTER
- a CDS encoding FAD-dependent oxidoreductase, whose amino-acid sequence is MTSARNGDVIVVGSGVIGLTTAVVLAENGGRVRIWTREPAEGTTSAVAGALWWPYSVAPQELARAWALRSLSVYEELAARSDETGVRMVEGVLGEARLDEHAPWAAARLPGLRASTPEEYAGSGLWARLPLIDMPVHLRWLRERFLRAGGTVEVRAVTDLAEAEAHAPVVVNCAGLGARELVPDPAVRPVRGQLVIVENPGVRTWLVSTDAGAGTTTYLFPQPDRLVLGGTTDEGKWSLTPDPEVAARIVERCAVLRPEVAGVRVLQHRVGLRPARPVVRLEREVRAGGGVLVHNYGHGGAGVTVAWGCALAVAGLASG
- a CDS encoding LPFR motif small protein, with protein sequence MFRAIADVVRQIGGAVATVVTLPFRALARLFGGAAGSTRRGGRARRA
- a CDS encoding DJ-1/PfpI family protein, with the translated sequence MHIAIVLFDRFTALDAVGPYETLGRLPDSETVFVAEHRGPVRTDTGNLALIADKTLSEVPNPDIVVVPGGPGQTPQMENEALLDWLRAADATSTWTTSVCTGSLLLAAAGLLKGRRATSHWLALDHLTNFGVEPTGERVVTDGKYVTAAGVSSGIDMGLTLLGRIAGDEQAQAVQLLTEYDPQPPYDAGSPQKAPAHLVERFRASSRFNVT
- a CDS encoding Tex family protein codes for the protein MTTPLVGSIEGRIAEELGVRERQVKAAVDLLDGGSTVPFIARYRKEATEMLDDAQLRTLEERLRYLRELEERRTAILDSVREQGKLTDELAAQIRGAETKARLEDIYLPFKPKRRTKAQIAREAGLEPLAEGLLGDPSVDPIAAATAFVDADKGVADPQAALDGARAILTERFSEDADLIGELRERMWVRGRLAAKVKDGKEEAGAKFADYFDFAEPFKELPSHRILAMLRGEKEDVLDLVLEPEEPSEQPGPSSYEGIVAHRFGIADRGRPADKWLTDTVRWAWRTRLLVHLGIDLRLRLRTAAEDEAVNVFAANLRDLLLAAPAGTRATLGLDPGFRTGVKVAVVDATGKVVATDVIYPHVPANKWDEAVAKLARLAKEHTVELISVGNGTASRETDKLAGELITKHPELKLTKVMVSEAGASVYSASAFASAELPGMDVSLRGAVSIARRLQDPLAELVKIDPKSIGVGQYQHDLSEVKLSRSLDAVVEDCVNGVGVDVNTASAPLLSRVSGITSGLAENIVAHRDANGPFTSRTALKDVARLGPKAYEQCAGFLRIRGGDDPLDASSVHPEAYPVVRRMVKTAGNEVASLIGNTGVLRSLKPNDFVDETFGLPTVTDILKELEKPGRDPRPAFKTATFKDGVEKISDLASGMVLEGVVTNVAAFGAFVDVGVHQDGLVHVSAMSKTFVKDPRDVVKSGDIVKVKVLDIDIPRKRISLTLRLDDEAVASGEGRPDRPQRGGRPPQQRGQQRQGQGQGRSGGGSRQAPPPANSAMADALRRAGLGDSKKGKR
- a CDS encoding enoyl-CoA hydratase/isomerase family protein, whose protein sequence is MEPQLLHSVADGVATVVIHHPAKRNAMTAAMWRALPPLLDTLAADPVVRVLVLTGEGGTFCAGADISSLRSSSGEAQGLAVRAEEALAAFPKPTLAAVRGYCVGGGCQLAAACDLRFADEAASFGITPAKLGIVYAASSTRRLVSLVGPATAKYLLFSGELIDAERALRTGLVDEVLPGGQLGKRVAEFSRILVSRSQLTQAAAKEFADGRTDRDDYWARQARDGGDTAEGVAAFLERRQPDFTWTTPTSRSNSQSPSTSTSR
- a CDS encoding GlxA family transcriptional regulator; translation: MAYRTVLVVLFDGVQSLDVTGPVEVFAGADTYAGEPGETYRLHTASLNGAPVRSSSGLTLVPDHALAEAPAPHTLLVPGGRGTRGPDQRVIDWLREHGPRADRLVSVCTGAILLAEAGLLDGRRVTTHWAYCDRLARDHPAIEVDPDPIYVRDGHVATSAGVTAGIDLALALVEEDLGRDAALAVARYLVVFLRRPGNQAQFSAQLSAQTARRAPLRDVQHWITEHPGDDLCVESLAARARLSPRQFARAFQAETGMTPGRYVDAVRLEHARRLLEDTTEGVEQIARASGYGTTEAMRRAFVRTLGSAPAEYRRRFRPSPAR
- a CDS encoding oxidoreductase; this encodes MSAEYATFGLAPAMRAGGVLANGDYQAHRDFLDFIVEGRPLLYQLSDLDAVSPLASDVPPAIFTAQVRSLLLEVGAPLEGSRYVIYGCPECEDLGCGAVTAVIERQGDDYVWRDFAWQTDEHADLERNGYHGIGPFLFHGEEYRAALGSLLTGTAGERRRVLLIGARAAVLAKLAAALRIIGIGAEIARDATDVSVDELRTYGAVAFGRAVTEQERAAVRQSFESADIDVAYVDGLAPIVPLLVAQIENALDRSPREQRRLARLVAAGGEAGVEVTSTCRVQLTAYRLDRLYRTHMYEVFDGVLEAGRHQLALDAKATKGESFIVARTSEGVLVEAMAR